ACAAATCCATTTTTATGGGCATAAATTGTAGAAAGGTATTACCATTGCCAATGATCTGCTCATCCCACTGCACCACAGGGCGAACAAGAACTCCACTGCCGATGAGCATCATTTCATCTGCATTCTTTCCTTGCTCTACAGTCAGATTAGCCACCTTTACTCCATGAAGTTTACCCTCCTTGACCAGCCCCTCAGCCAGATTCAAAATTCTCTTAGCAGTGCACCCACTTAGAATTTTGTCGAAGCGCGGCATCAGAAGCTCTTTCTCTTTGGTAACAAAAGCGACATTCATGTTAGGACCTTCAGCAATTAATCCATCATTATCAAGCCAAATGGCTGCAAATGCACCAttctcttcagcttccatcttTGAAAGCACATTCGGAAGGTAATTTACACTCTTCACGGTGGCAAACTTAGGGTGTTTTATAGGGATTGAAGAAGTTACCACCTTAATGCCTTTCGAAACACGTGGTGACTGATCTTGGATAACAATGGCATAAAGGGCTGACTGATGACAGCCAGATGAAGATATTTGAAAATCACCAGGTCCTGCTGAGAGCCAGTATCTTAGTGATCCCTTCTGACACTTGGAAGCACTCACTGTTTCTATGAGAATTCTTCTTATACTTTCCCGATCAAAAGGAAGACTGATCTTGGCCATGGATGCTGACCTTAGAATACGGTCAAGGTGTTGGTCCAATTCATATAGATATCTGTTATTTGGAAGTATGCAAAAATATGGTTAACAATTAAGAGATGATTACTTgcttagtaaaataaaaagagaagacACTTGATAGGAATCAGAATGCCTTGCAGATTGTCATCTGACAAAATGGAAAACAAATCTTCTATTTGAATAGCAGAAGGTCACtattaatctattttttttaacatcaACGATCCCCTAAAGATTCAATATTTTTGCAGGAAAAAGAAGTTAGAGACATACAAAGATGGTATCCaacaattcaaagaaaaaaaaaattgaaggaaGAGAAGGCATGTAGTCTCCGCTTTCAAATGAGTGGCAGGATTGTAAAAAATCTAAACAAAACGAATTTAGGAAAAAAGGGGATAACAAAATcaaacaattgaagatatgatAGTTCACTATGATCATCTAGCAGAGTAAATTATCAAGGTGCATCAAGGATGTTAAAAGACCTGCTGATTCAAAAGattaaattcaaatatgcaGGACTGAAGTTATGATAGTTCAAACTTCAGGAGCATTGATCATTTAACAAAGAGGCTAAGAATTATATTTGTTAATCCTTTTGTAAACTAACCCATCCACTATTGCAGCAGTATCAAAGACACCATGCCCCCTATGCACCATGTGGTCATCCATGGGTAGGACCATAGCTGATGGATCTGTTGTTATTCCACCAAAAACGCTAGAGTACATTGCAAGGTATTTCTGCTTCCCTTTGTGCTTTTCTCTGTTTTCTCTTAGTCTTTCAATAGCCttcaaaaagaaaggaaaaaaaaaccaTGAGACTTACTTTGAAAACAATACAAATGACCAATTAAAAAAAACAGAACTTCCTGAATAATCAGATGAATCCTTACAAAACtagaaattatttcaatttcttttacACTCAATTTGGAATCTAAAATTTTGcaataattcaattgaattcttac
The genomic region above belongs to Manihot esculenta cultivar AM560-2 chromosome 3, M.esculenta_v8, whole genome shotgun sequence and contains:
- the LOC110611970 gene encoding D-amino-acid transaminase, chloroplastic produces the protein MASLAFLPIPAWQRSHISSRIPDHLHTSCLISPNLSFFRLGFQRLQRGSITEPMIVRSSHQENSVVSTIQAFDVPILTCSEAIERLRENREKHKGKQKYLAMYSSVFGGITTDPSAMVLPMDDHMVHRGHGVFDTAAIVDGYLYELDQHLDRILRSASMAKISLPFDRESIRRILIETVSASKCQKGSLRYWLSAGPGDFQISSSGCHQSALYAIVIQDQSPRVSKGIKVVTSSIPIKHPKFATVKSVNYLPNVLSKMEAEENGAFAAIWLDNDGLIAEGPNMNVAFVTKEKELLMPRFDKILSGCTAKRILNLAEGLVKEGKLHGVKVANLTVEQGKNADEMMLIGSGVLVRPVVQWDEQIIGNGKEGAITLALLDLLLEDMKSGPSTVRTPVS